The Bacteroidales bacterium nucleotide sequence TGGACATGGAGACCGGTGAAGTATTGTGGGAAACTCCCAATGACAGGGCCTGGCTGATGTCGCACTCATCGGTGATGCCCTATGAATTCGGCGGGCGAAGCATGTATGTTTACAGCGCGTACGGGGGTGTGGCAGGCGTGGCTGCCGATGGACCCGATGCGGGAACCATCCTGTGGGAAACCACTGCCTGGAACCACCAGGTAATTGCGCCCTCACCGGTCTGCATGCCCGACGGAACCATATTTCTGACAGCCGGCTATGGGGCCGGAGCTATGGTCCTGCAGCTAAGAGCCAGTGGAGGAAGCTACAGTGTGGAAGTAATAAATGAGTATGCTCCCAAGGACGGACTGGCCTCCGAACAGCAGACACCTGTCGAGTTCGACGGACACCTGCTGGGAATCCTTCCAAAGGATGCCGGCCCTCTTCGTAACCAGCTGGTTTGTGTTCACCCCGGTAATTTTAACCAGGTGGTCTGGTCCAGCGGGCAGGACAAGCGCTTTGGTCTGGGGCCTTACATGATCGCCGATAACAAGCTCTTTATTGTAGACGATGATGCGACCCTGACTATTGTAAGGCCCAGCAGCAGGGAGTATCTGGAACTGGATAGTTACCGGGTTCTGGAGGGTCACGATGCCTGGGGGCCACTGGCCATTGCCGACGGATACCTGGTGATGCGCGACTCGAAGACCATGGTATGCCTGGATATGGCCGTGGAGCGTCAATGAAACGGAATGTAATGAATCTGATATGAAGAAGAGAAGTCTTACCGTGGTGATTCTGGTGATCGTTGGGCTCATCCTGACGGTCATTGTGGTCGATGTTCTGAATAACAGGCCCGACCGGAGGGGAAAGAATCCATATGCCCTGGAGGTGGATC carries:
- a CDS encoding PQQ-binding-like beta-propeller repeat protein is translated as MVNKLIRSFRLSHVTRVSLLLVLAGVISLGWWLARDPVRDLVTTQPGLDNRGEGVVVADIDIGAYGENYSVLETGLTETWPRFRGEFFNNISRSEVPLIEKFPEDGPLVKWTVPLGEGHAGAAIYKGVVYVLDYDEEERADLLRAYSLETGDTLWVRGYKINLKRNHGMSRTVPAVTEDYILTIGPRSHVMCVNRADGSFRWGLNVEKEYGAEIPLWYTGQCPLIHEGKAIIATGGSALLVALDMETGEVLWETPNDRAWLMSHSSVMPYEFGGRSMYVYSAYGGVAGVAADGPDAGTILWETTAWNHQVIAPSPVCMPDGTIFLTAGYGAGAMVLQLRASGGSYSVEVINEYAPKDGLASEQQTPVEFDGHLLGILPKDAGPLRNQLVCVHPGNFNQVVWSSGQDKRFGLGPYMIADNKLFIVDDDATLTIVRPSSREYLELDSYRVLEGHDAWGPLAIADGYLVMRDSKTMVCLDMAVERQ